A stretch of the Uranotaenia lowii strain MFRU-FL chromosome 3, ASM2978415v1, whole genome shotgun sequence genome encodes the following:
- the LOC129757723 gene encoding uncharacterized protein LOC129757723 yields MVFFLNQSIFSSNSRHSFCLAEKFFQQPVRPIYFSGIFLPGNPRQHGEIRRRKVSTAMKGQTIVGSKGNLSSNQFEEVTVLTIPVLRLSGCNRFRSGLRRHDGWRLNPLVESNCPPTNIVQ; encoded by the exons atggttttttttttgaatcaaagtattttttcgtcaaatagTCGACATAGCTTCTGTTTGGCGGAAAAGTTTTTCCAACAACCAGTCAGACCTATTTATTTCAGCGGAATCTTCCTGCCGGGCAACCCCAGACAGCACGGTGAGATCCGGCGTAGGAAAGTTTCGACAGCTATGAAAGGGCAAACGATAGTGGGCTCCAAG ggCAATCTTTCATCCAACCAATTTGAAGAGGTAACTGTACTGACTATTCCAGTCCTCCGGCTAAGCGGTTGCAATCGGTTCCGATCCGGTCTAAGGAGACACGACGGCTGGCGCCTGAACCCTTTGGTCGAAAGCAACTGTCCACCAACAAATATCGTTCA ATGA
- the LOC129756461 gene encoding uncharacterized protein LOC129756461 produces MRNSRMSSLFTRNMEVPYARKYLKRVPIPNNSGQPDQTLESFPANQHRRISTDTSMVIGDKTEKKGENPIRPEMHTMCFSDTDSEEDEAISRLHDFEMDEELLGGYFFPQIDSDISFNADNNGSPILEDNKFEAMMMVLHIFLRHNLSIVALEDILRMVNLILKAKCVPECGRTFLNFFNNPSYVRHHICSKCGIYLGKCFW; encoded by the exons atgagaaattcaaGAATGAGTTCGTTATTTACCCGAAATATGGAGGTTCCGTATGCCCGAAAATATCTCAAG CGGGTTCCGATTCCGAACAACTCAGGGCAACCTGATCAAACTTTGGAAAGCTTTCCTGCAAATCAACACAGACGTATTTCGACGGATACTTCAATGGTTATTGgtgataaaacagaaaaaaaaggtgaaaaccCGATCAGACCTGAAATGCat acaaTGTGTTTCAGTGACACGGATTCCGAAGAGGACGAAGCCATATCTCGGCTGCACGATTTTGAAATGGATGAGGAATTATTAGGCGGGTACTTTTTTCCCCAAATCGATTCAGAT ATATCATTCAATGCTGATAACAACGGATCGCCGATCTTGGAAGATAATAAATTCGAAGCCATGATGATGgtattacatatttttttaagacaCAATCTTAGCATTGTTGCTCTCGAGGATATCTTGCGGAtggttaatttaattttaaaagcaaaatgtGTTCCTGAATGTGGCAGaactttcttgaatttttttaataaccctTCATATGTACGGCATCACATTTGCAGTAAATGTGGAATTTATTTAGGTAAGTGTTTTTGGTAA